A single window of Eucalyptus grandis isolate ANBG69807.140 chromosome 1, ASM1654582v1, whole genome shotgun sequence DNA harbors:
- the LOC104438487 gene encoding delta(14)-sterol reductase, which yields MDLAALLPALIPSWSSVVLLGTFFAYLAAAGSILPGKVVPGAALPDGSRLRYRCNGLVSLLLLVALLGLGAWMDFLRPTIIAERGLELLSTTFIFSTLVTLVLYAAGCNSGSNSCSLKPHLAGNLIQDLWFGIQLNPQFIGIDLKFFFVRAGMMGWLLINLSVLARSVPDGNLSLSMVLYQLFCVLYILDYFVHEEYMTSTWDIIAERLGFMLVFGDLVWIPFTFSIQGWWLLRNNVELTTIAAIANCFVFLIGYMVFRGANKQKHVFKRNPKALIWAHPPKVVGGKLLASGYWGIARHCNYLGDLLLALSFSWPCGLRSPVPYFYPIYLLILLIWRERRDEARCAEKYREIWAEYRRLVPWRIFPYIY from the exons ATGGATCTCGCGGCTCTCCTTCCCGCACTGATCCCTTCCTGGAGCTCC GTCGTCCTGCTGGGGACGTTCTTCGCTTACTTGGCTGCCGCCGGCTCGATCCTCCCCGGGAAGGTCGTCCCCGGCGCGGCGCTGCCGGACGGCTCGAGGCTCCGCTATCGCTGCAATG GTCTGGTGTCTCTTCTTCTCCTGGTCGCTTTGCTCGGGCTCGGTGCTTGGATGGACTTCCTCCGACCCACT ATAATAGCAGAAAGGGGACTTGAGCTGCTGTCCACGACTTTCATATTCAGCACTCTT GTTACGTTAGTACTCTATGCTGCTGGGTGCAATTCGGGGAGTAACAGTTGCTCCCTAAAGCCTCATCTTGCAGGAAACCTCATTCAGGACTT GTGGTTTGGAATACAGCTGAATCCTCAATTTATTGGGATAGACCTCAA GTTTTTCTTTGTTCGAGCAGGTATGATGGGATGGCTTCTTATCAATTTGTCAGTTCTAGCTAGAAGTGTCCCAGATGGCAACTTGAGCCTATCAATGGTCCTTTATCAACTATTCTGTGTG TTATATATCCTGGACTACTTTGTGCACGAGGAGTATATGACTTCCAC ATGGGACATTATTGCAGAGAGATTGGGCTTCATGTTGGTATTTGGAGATCTAGTGTGGATTCCCTTCACATTTAGCATTCAG ggttggtggcttttgaGGAATAACGTAGAGTTAACAACAATTGCTGCCATTGCTAATTGCTTTGTATTTCTGATTGG ATATATGGTGTTCCGAGGCGCTAACAAGCAAAAGCATGTGTTCAAAAGGAATCCCAAAGCACTTATATGGGCTCATCCTCCAAAAGTTGTGGGGGGGAAGTTGCTTGCTTCTGGTTATTG GGGAATTGCGAGGCACTGTAACTACCTTGGTGACTTGCTGCTGGCACTGTCCTTCAGCTGGCCTTGTGGACTAAG ATCGCCAGTACCTTATTTCTACCCAATTTATCTCCTGATTCTGCtgatatggagagagagaagagacgaaGCTCGTTGTGCAGAAAAGTACAGAGAGATTTGGGCAGAATACCGCAGACTAGTACCTTGGAGGATATTCCCCTATATCTATTAG